A portion of the Lolium rigidum isolate FL_2022 chromosome 1, APGP_CSIRO_Lrig_0.1, whole genome shotgun sequence genome contains these proteins:
- the LOC124683661 gene encoding amino acid permease 1-like: MDIDAGRQVYLPRCNGDVDDDGKEKRTGTVWTATAHIVTAVIGSGVLSLAWAMAQLGWVAGPLSLVLFAAVTFYTCGLLADCYRVGDPVSGKRNYTYTEAVQSYLGGWHVWFCGFCQYVNMFGTSIGYTITASISAAALKKSNCFHWHGHKTNCDVLLTPYIIAFGAVQVIFCQVPNFHKLSWLSAVAAVMSFSYATIAVGLSLAQTISGPTGKTSLTGTEVGVDLNSSQKVWLTFQALGNVAFAYSYAIILIEIQDTLASPPGENKTMRQATVMGISVTTAFYMLCGCLGYSAFGNTAQGNILTGFGFYEPYWLVDFANVCIIVHLVGGFQVFCQPLFAAVEGKVARRYPSLARNRAVLFRLVSRTAFVGLVTLLALLMPFFNSILGFLGSVAFWPLTVFFPVEMYIRQRQIPRFTTKWAALQSLSFVCFLVTLAACAASILGVRDSLKIYKPFETKV; the protein is encoded by the exons GAACTGTATGGACAGCGACCGCGCACATCGTAACGGCGGTGATCGGGTCTGGTGTGCTGTCGCTGGCATGGGCCATGGCGCAGCTCGGGTGGGTCGCTGGGCCCCTCTCCCTGGTGCTCTTCGCTGCCGTCACTTTCTACACCTGCGGCCTCCTCGCTGACTGTTACCGCGTCGGCGACCCTGTCTCCGGCAAGCGCAACTACACCTACACTGAGGCCGTCCAGTCCTACCTAG GTGGGTGGCACGTCTGGTTCTGCGGCTTCTGCCAGTACGTCAACATGTTCGGCACCAGCATCGGCTACACCATCACCGCCTCCATCAGTGCCGC CGCTCTGAAGAAGTCCAACTGCTTCCACTGGCACGGGCACAAGACGAACTGCGACGTGCTCCTGACCCCCTACATCATCGCCTTCGGGGCGGTGCAGGTCATCTTCTGCCAGGTCCCCAACTTCCACAAGCTCTCCTGgctctccgccgtcgccgctgtcaTGTCCTTCTCCTACGCCACCATCGCGGTCGGCCTCTCCCTCGCGCAGACCATCTCGGGACCCACGGGGAAGACGTCCCTGACGGGCACCGAAGTCGGGGTCGACCTCAACTCGTCGCAGAAGGTTTGGTTGACGTTCCAGGCACTCGGCAACGTTGCATTCGCCTACTCCTACGCCATCATCCTCATCGAAATCCAG GACACGCTGGCGTCACCTCCGGGAGAGAACAAGACGATGCGGCAGGCGACGGTAATGGGGATCTCCGTGACGACGGCCTTCTACATGCTCTGCGGCTGCCTGGGCTACTCCGCCTTCGGCAACACCGCCCAGGGCAACATACTCACCGGCTTCGGCTTCTACGAGCCCTACTGGCTGGTGGACTTCGCCAACGTCTGCATCATCGTCCACCTCGTCGGCGGCTTCCAGGTCTTCTGTCAGCCCCTCTTCGCGGCCGTGGAGGGAAAAGTGGCACGGCGGTACCCAAGCCTTGCCCGCAACCGCGCCGTCCTGTTCAGGCTCGTGTCCCGGACCGCTTTTGTGGGGCTGGTCACGCTGCTGGCCTTGCTCATGCCCTTCTTCAACAGCATCCTCGGCTTCCTCGGCAGCGTCGCCTTCTGGCCGCTCACCGTCTTTTTCCCCGTCGAGATGTACATCCGGCAGCGCCAGATCCCGCGCTTCACCACCAAGTGGGCCGCGCTGCAGAGCCTCAGCTTCGTCTGCTTCCTCGTCACCCTCGCCGCTTGCGCTGCCTCCATCCTCGGCGTCCGAGACTCGCTCAAGATATACAAGCCGTTCGAGACCAAGGTGTAG